The following proteins are co-located in the Manihot esculenta cultivar AM560-2 chromosome 7, M.esculenta_v8, whole genome shotgun sequence genome:
- the LOC110618446 gene encoding thioredoxin M3, chloroplastic, which produces MASSTSLSFPLTLPSPRASSPSVHRCLLHLPSLPFPFTLHAKMLSVKNAPPPSSPLRVFCSRDSRASVVTKDSWEKLILQSDVPVLVEFFASWCGPCRMVHRVIDEIVGEYDGKLKCFVLNTDSDLEIAENYEIKAVPVVLLFKNGEKRESVVGTMPKEFYVAAIERVLHL; this is translated from the exons ATGGCTTCTTCTACTTCACTTTCTTTTCCCCTTACTCTTCCTTCTCCACGCGCCTCCTCACCTTCCGTCCACCGTTGCCTTCTACACCTTCCCTCGCTTCCCTTCCCCTTCACTTTGCACGCCAAAATGCTTTCTGTCAAAAACGCGCCCCCTCCGTCTTCTCCTCTCAGGGTTTTTTGCTCCCGTGATTCTCGAG CTTCAGTTGTCACTAAGGACTCATGGGAGAAATTGATTTTGCAAAGTGATGTACCAGTCCTAGTTGAATTTTTTGCAAGTTGGTGTGGGCCCTGCAGGATGGTTCACCGTGTGATTGATGAAATTGTAGGAGAGTATGATGGGAAACTAAAATGCTTTGTTCTCAacacagacagtgatttggaAATTGCTGAGAACTATGAAATCAAAGCCGTACCAGTGGTTTTGCTCTTCAAAAATGGAGAGAAGAGAGAGTCTGTGGTTGGCACGATGCCGAAGGAATTTTATGTTGCTGCCATTGAGAGGGTCCTCCATTTGTAG